From the genome of Papaver somniferum cultivar HN1 chromosome 2, ASM357369v1, whole genome shotgun sequence, one region includes:
- the LOC113352561 gene encoding exopolygalacturonase-like has product MHSQMISKSLLGLLLRTCCLFLFLLSVTAAKSASSKVRVFDVRKYGAVADGKSDNTKVFQQAWKEACQWRGKARMYVPKGRYMVVGPMAFVGPCKGYMMVQVQGSLIAPYGLSKNNEDSWIRFQYINGLRIFGGGTFDGQGASAWKYRKCTHNCRNLPVSIRFDFVTNGLVQRIRSINSKAFHINVFGCKKLKFKFLEITAPDDSPNTDGIHMGHSNEVTVYDSHISTGDDCISIGPGSFDTYISKVVCGPGHGISVGSLGKYPNEEDVVGLIVRNSTLEGTDNGLRIKTWAPSPPSIARNFTFEHIFMDNVHNPIIIDQDYCPSGSCGIRSPSQVHIRDLTFKDIWGTSGTKLAVDLSCSSRVPCRNFKLHNIHLSYKGNSRVSTSSCSNVEGTSYGHQIPPSCIA; this is encoded by the exons ATGCATAGTCAAATGATTTCAAAGAGCTTATTAGGTTTGCTTCTTAGGACTTGTTGTCTGTTCTTGTTTCTCTTGTCTGTAACAGCAGCAAAATCAGCCTCTTCAAAAGTCAGGGTGTTCGACGTCAGGAAATATGGAGCAGTTGCTGATGGCAAGAGCGATAACACCAAG GTTTTCCAACAAGCTTGGAAAGAGGCATGTCAATGGAGAGGAAAAGCTAGGATGTATGTACCAAAGGGAAGATACATGGTGGTGGGACCCATGGCATTTGTTGGTCCATGCAAGGGTTATATGATGGTTCAAGTTCAAGGATCATTGATAGCACCGTATGGTCTATCAAAAAATAACGAGGATAGCTGGATTAGATTTCAATATATAAACGGTCTCAGAATCTTTGGTGGTGGCACGTTTGATGGTCAGGGAGCCTCAGCTTGGAAGTATAGGAAATGCACCCATAATTGCAGAAATCTTCCCGTT tcaatcagatttgactttgTGACGAATGGATTAGTTCAGCGAATACGTTCAATCAACAGCAAAGCCTTTCACATAAACGTATTTGGTTGCAAGAAACTGAAGTTCAAATTTCTTGAAATTACTGCACCAGACGACAGCCCCAATACTGATGGGATTCATATGGGACATTCAAATGAAGTTACTGTTTATGATTCCCATATAAGCACAGGCGACGATTGCATTTCGATAGGCCCTGGCAGTTTCGATACTTATATTTCTAAGGTTGTCTGTGGACCTGGACATGGTATAAGCGTTGGCAGTCTCGGCAAATACCCCAACGAAGAAGATGTCGTGGGTTTAATTGTAAGGAATTCTACGTTAGAAGGTACTGATAATGGCTTAAGGATCAAAACTTGGGCTCCTTCTCCTCCTAGCATTGCCAGGAACTTTACTTTTGAACATATATTCATGGATAATGTCCACAATCCTATCATCATTGATCAAGATTATTGCCCATCGGGGTCTTGCGGTATCCGG TCTCCTTCCCAAGTTCATATTCGCGATTTAACTTTTAAAGATATATGGGGTACATCAGGAACAAAACTAGCAGTGGATCTCTCTTGTAGCAGTCGAGTACCATGTCGGAATTTTAAGCTCCATAATATCCATCTATCGTACAAGGGTAACAGTCGAGTTTCAACATCTTCATGTTCAAATGTCGAGGGAACTTCTTATGGCCACCAGATCCCACCTTCTTGCATtgcttaa